The Setaria viridis chromosome 6, Setaria_viridis_v4.0, whole genome shotgun sequence genome includes the window ttaggacggagggagtagtagttcatatatttaagaatggaggTAATATATGTTtcatatacatgtatatatgtagCAGGTCGTTATACATCACTAGCTCCTGTGTGCCAGATCTAGGACGAAGATCTTGCATTGCCCACCACAAAGATCAGATGTATAAGCAGGGATATGGGCGCCCATAACACTTAGAGGTCGTGGCAGCCATTTACAAAACTGCTAGTTCTCGTGGCTTCTTCTTGCAGAGTGTGGCGAGGGCGTATATAGCAAGAGCATCGCCACCAAGAGGTTTGACAGCTAGAATGTCAGGTAGGCAGCCATACAAAAGGTGGCAAAGAATGACTGGTGCCTAAGACAAGGATATATGCAGCCTGCCACTATACCCGCCATGTTGGAGCACTCTTGTGGAGAGGACCGTTATTGGGGAAATTCAGAGAATAGCACTGATTTTTCACGTTGTCCAGGAAATAGCACTACAAACCTAGCTATGAATTCATAGAACAGCACTCGTTTTGCCACATAAATCTTCAAATAGCACTCGATCAACTTTTCTCACTCTTTTATTTGGTTCGGGTCCTTTTTTCACTTGCAAATAGACCAAATTGCCCCTGCTGCATTTCAAGTCTGCTGGCCTCCCTTTTCTACCTCCTTGCAAAGATCATCAATTAAATGTTGGATTAACTTTCCACCGCCAATATTTACAAACAACACATGTTCTTTATCCTCCAACTCAACTCTACTCCCATCATCAAGAATAGTTGTATATAGGTTGAAATCTAAGCATGCAAAGTAAACTTATCGTCTTTCCTACACACCAATTGAGACCAAAACTACAGACTCAGATCAAGATCGGGATGCGAACTCACCCTACAGATGCGGTGTATCTTCCACCAATCACCATCCAGTGCAATGTTGATGACCATCCCGCCGTCATCAATCTCACCACCGCGTGCGCTACCGGCGTCATTCTGCCCATCGGCTCCTGTGCTGTCAGCACACTTCCGCTAGCTGCCCATGCAATCATTGCCCATCCTACTCTATCCATGCACGTCGCTGCTTCTTTCCGATCCCGTTTTAGGGGTTAGAGTTGTTAGCAACCACCAGCGGCCATGCCATCTGGGGTGTGGTTAGGCTTGGAGTAAAATGAGTTTGCGTAACGAGTTGAGAAAGAGGAAGGGCAAGTTGGCCTTTTAGTTTCGGTGGAAAAGAACAGATACATTGAAATAAAAGAGGAAATAAGTAGTAGTGCTGTTTCATGAACTATCGCTTAACATGTGATGCTATTCTGTGAAGACACGTAGAACTAGTGCTATTCCTGAACACCAAGGCATACCGGTACTATTTTCTGAATTCCCCCAACCGTTATTTATCCCTCTCCCAGCACGCACGGCGATGGTATTTAGTGGTTAGTGCACAGGTCTGATCTCCAATAATATGCCTGATATATATTATTGTCTAACAACAGATGTAAACCATGTAGGTATGCACATGTATAGCTTTGCACCCGCCTGGGCACAAAGTTATGTTGGCTGGGACAAGGAAACCCCGTACGTAAGCAAAGCTAGGAACAATAGGTAGGACCCGGAATATTGTCACCATCTTGTAAGGAGGCTTCTcgtgtgcttttttttttaaaaaaaatactccgcCCGGCCCCAACCTTGTGCCGTGCCTCTAATACGTACACTTACCCCCTTCATTTAAATGAAATCCGTTAAGTTTTTGTCTAataagtttatagaaaaaatacACCAATATAAAATTAGTTTCATTACACCATGTCAGAAATGATTTGCACTGGCACAAGAAAATTAGCATGCTGCCAGCACAAATGTGATCTAAGCGCCTGCCAGCACCGATGGAGTGCATCTATACTGGCAggtgcccgccagcacagatgccaCCTAGATAAGGCTGCGGACAGCTTCTCTCTCGGTGTGTGTGGCGCCgatggggtggtggtggcgcatCGGGGCTTCGGCTGCTCTGGAAGGGCAGGGCCGGCAGGATGCGGAGCCGGCGTGGATTTTTTATTGAATGGGTATCACCGCCAGTTTCAGAATCGGCGGTGATGGGTGCTCCATCACCACCGAATTGGATATGACGGGTCCCAAACCGGCGGTGAAGGAGGTTTTGAAGCTGGTGGTGATGTTGTTTTCTGTAGTAGTGAATGAAGTATATACAATGTTAAGTTCATCTCTAATTTATTCAAATGACACTTAGATCATCCATGTCTCTTGGGATAAAAGGGCAGTGATAAAAGATCATCCGTCAATCCGGCGCAGGCGGTAGAGGCCCAGCCAGTAGTCCAGCAGTTGAAGACCTTCTTGGCGTCGTACTCGTCCATGGCCCAGCGCGTCTTCGGGAGCCACCGCCCTTCGTGGAATACCAGCGTGTCCTTCGAGCtgacgtcgtcgccgccgccttaaAAGACCGGCTGAGTCCCGGCGGCCACCTTCCAGCCGTCCTGGTACGTGAACTGGTTGCTGAAGAAGTAGACGCAGCCGGACGCGTCCGCGCCGTCCCCCGTACTTGTCTGGCAACGAAGAATTGATCATCTAGCAGAGTTGATCAACTTGCAGGGATGATATTTGTTTCATGCAAGTGGAAGTGGAAGATGCGGACGTCGTCGTGGACGGTGAAGGACTGCGACGGCGGTGGGGGTAGGCCCTGGCACCTCCGGGCGAGGGCCTTCACGAGCTCCGCGTCCGTCACCGGATGCTGCTAGCCGCCGGCGATCGACAAGATCGGCCGGCCGTGAGGCAGACGATCCTAgttagccgccgccggcgacgatgaTGATTTGGTGAAGAAACACCGTACGTGGCTTCTTACTTGGGATCGATCTCCTGTTCGATGGAGCAGCTAATCAAGTTTTGGACCGACTTTGTTTTCTGCACGAGTTGCATGGGGATCGGGCTCTATACCGACTCTCGTACGAAATCGAGAAGAATTTGCCTTGCACATTTTTTAATTATAAACTGAATTTGGCAATGAAAATTCGTTAGGGATATACCATGTACATCCCCATCCCTAGCAGCTGTGGGTCACCCATAGGCTGAAGCTGATCTGTACGTCCAAGTGGACTTCCCACCACCATCGCCCACATGAAGGGGTGATTGTTATTTGTAAATCGTGATCTTCACGTATTCTTTTAATCTAGAGATCATCCTTGGTACTAATAATGCAACTTGGCATTAGAATAGCACTTCTGGTGTTCTTAATGCTTATTCGCAATGAGAAAAGGAAGATGTCAgaatttttcagaaaaaaatggAGGCCCTACACTAGAAAGGgcaaaaaatataaagatttacaAAAAGGAGGAGCTTAACCCAATCTTGAAACGAAGTAATTTCATTGGACGTGATGCCTTTGCTGAAGTTTACAAGGGCTTTCTTGACAATCAGTTAGTTGCAGTAAAGAGGCCGATTGATGGAAATGTGGCACAAAATGATCAGTTTGCCAATGAAGCCATTATCCAATCACAAGTGATCCACAAAAACATTGTTAAGCTAACAGGATGTTGCCTAGCTAGAAGTTGACAAGCCAATGCTTGTGTATGAGTTTCTTTCTAAAGGCAGCCTAGACGATATTCTTCATGGAAGCAGCGGTGTTCCAGTAACTGCCCGTGGAATAAGGTCGGGTGATCTGCCCGTGGATTGATATATGTCATAGTGCCCGGGTTGTGTTTGTGGAATAAGGAAGTAAGTAACTATATTAGTGTGATTTTGGCTGGAATAAGGTAGTAAGTAGCTATTGTATGTTCAAGTGTTCTAAGTGATATAACTCATTCAGTGCACTTGTGAAATTAGTGTGCAATGGTATCCATCATCATCCATTATTCATCCTCCACTGTTCATCGCTTTAGAATCAATTTATTTGAAAAGCAAACACTTTTGTTGGTGCTGACAATCTTAGATTCATCATAAACTACAATTGCTGGATAAATTACCGAGCGACCGCAGCGCTTCCGTGTCATCCCTCAAGCCGGCGGAGGCGGTACAGGCGCAGCCAGTAGTCCGAGTAGTCGAAACCCATCTGGTACTCGGCTTTGAACTCGTCCATGGCCCAGCGCGTCCTCGGGAGCCACCGCCCCTCGTGGAACACCAGCGTGTCCTTCGTCCCGACGATGGCGCCGACGCCGTCCAAGACCGGCTGAGTCCCGGCGGCCACCTTCCAGCCGTCGTCGCAGGTGAATTGGTTTCTGAAGAAGTAGACGCCGCCCGACGAGgtcgccccgccgccaccgtacTTGTCTGTGCGCGGCGGCAGACATGATGCAAATACAGCAATCATTTGATGCAagtttagagagagagaggtttcGGTCGTACTACCGTAGAGGTCGGAGGGATCGGAGTTGaagatgacgacgacgtcgtggaCGGTGAAGGGCTGCGACGGCTGCGGCGGTAGGCCGAGGCGCCTCCGGGCGAGGGCGTCCACGAGCTCCGCGTCCGTCGCCGGCTGCTGCATGGCGCACATCCAATCACTAGACCGGCCGGCCGTGAAGGAGACGATCCTATAGCCGCCGCCAGCGGTGATGATTTAGATGAAGAAACCCCGTGCCTTCTGACTTGATAGGCTTTTTGGTGTTGAGATCGACCCACCAAAGAGGTTGGGAGATCGAGCCTGTTTCTGCATGAGTTCGATCAGATCGAGCATGCCGGGTGCCGGCCAACCGGGCCGGAGAGCTCGCGTGCTGACGGACTGAATCATAAAGAACAGAAGATTTGTCAGCCCAGCCAGCCCACTTAGACGGTTGAACTACTTGGTGTATCATCATTTTAGTTCCTAGTATTAGAGACTTAGAGTCAGACCGTACTTAACTACTTCATACTATATCATAATTTTGTTACATGGTTCTTAATTGGAACCATATAAGAGATACTAGTATCTCTTACTCATCTTAATTGGAACCACGGGATCAGAGCTATCTCCCATGATTCTAACCTTCTAAGTTGTCTTATGAGTTTCTTAATTTGAACCATGAGACATGAGATTGCCAGACGAATTAGTGAGACATGAGATTTCTAATATGAGTGTTTCTTATACTAGTAGTGAATTattgaaatttgaaacaagATTACAAGACATGTTACATGCATGTATGCCAAGGTCAGCCGGCATAGACATTACATAAACTTTTATTGGATATTACAACAAGACGAAAGAAAGCAACAATGTTCCATAGAAAGTGAGCAGGGTGGAGCTGTTCAAAGGCATCGACAATTGTAACTCGAGACCTCGATACTAGTTGATGAGAAAAACGGATAATTCCCTTATACTTCAGCGACAACAACATCTTGGGAAGCCGATGGCTGAGTGGCAGCGTTTTCTTCTCCAAACACAAGAACCATGGCAGCAGGTTGGTTAGCTTCTTCTATCATTAGCTTTGCGATGGACACCCTCTGCTCTTTGGGAAGGCGAAGCTTCACCCTCTGCTGCTTGTCTGGAAAAATCTCCAGTCCCGCCTGTGACATCAGGAGCGACACAAAGGTGAGGTACTCGCCCCCGATACAAAGACTCTTGGCGTGCAGGTAACCCCTGCATCTACCAGCAGAAAAGCAGAGCATCTCGACCCATACACCTCTGATTACTTCCCACATCTTGGCATCATCACCTAATTGCATCAGAGCTTCAGCAAGCAGCCAAGCTTCGTGAAGAAAACCCGCTTCAGCTTTCTCTGCCTTATTTATTATCTTTTCCATAAGTTGTTCCTTGTCTAAGGGTGATACACCATCGTCACCTTGGAGGATATCGCTGATTTCCTTGCTGGCGGTATTGAACAGAGTGATTCTACTTCCAGGCAACAACATCTCAGGTTTAGCAGACAACAGATACATCATGTAATTGGaaataattctagcaaattTAGAATCAACAGATGGGCCATTGGGCTTACGATGGATGCAAAAATCTGTGGCCACATGCCAGATAATGATGCTCTCATCAAATGGCTTCTCTATACTCCATCCAAGGTTCTCTTCACATCCATTGTGCTGAAGAGACAAGTGGCCCCTGAAATCATTGAACTCCCAATAACTCTCAACATCTCTTATATAAAATATCCATCCATCTTTAACATGATCACGAACCATGCTTGTAATGCCCTCTCCCTCGGGTGAGTAACACCGGCCAATAAGCTGGCGAAGAAAATCTTGGCCTTTGAAACATTTTCCAATGCTCAATAAAATTGAGTACTTATTGTCACGAGCCAACAATCCTCCTCCTATAAGGCTATGTTGGGCAACCATGACTGGCGGGCGGGGACAAAGAAATCTTGCAAACCATTTAAAAAGACGGCTTCTCCACTTAATAGAAAATAATCTTTCAGGTGCTGAGAGAATCTCCGAAAAATATGTGATGTACAATAACAAACATGTAACCTTGATATCGCTTCCCCTGTAACCTTCTTTTTTGCTGACGTGGAAGAGGATTATGGAAGCGATTGGAAATGTCGTTGTAATATTCCACAAAAGGATCGAAAACATGCCACCCAAATAATCTACATCTCTGTTTTCATCACGGACTTGCCAGAGCTTTGTGTAAATAATATTGAATGTGTTGGAGAGCCCTCGACGTAGCGCTTCAAACcctgtttcggcatccaggaacCACAAGGATTTCAGCTTCTCAAAACGGTCATCATAGGCATATGCAAAGTCCACAAATAGCATGTCATGGTTAGAGAGCCGCTCCAAGTGATGCTGCTTTTCAGCCATGTCCAATGTTGGAGGATCTTGGTTGCGTTGGACAAAGTCCGCTGCTTCTTGTATATACTTTTCAAGCACTACTTCTCTGTTGGTAGTCTCAGTCCACGGGGCCGGATGGAAAGAGGTGACTAA containing:
- the LOC117862001 gene encoding uncharacterized protein, with protein sequence MCAMQQPATDAELVDALARRRLGLPPQPSQPFTVHDVVVIFNSDPSDLYDKYGGGGATSSGGVYFFRNQFTCDDGWKVAAGTQPVLDGVGAIVGTKDTLVFHEGRWLPRTRWAMDEFKAEYQMGFDYSDYWLRLYRLRRLEG
- the LOC117859975 gene encoding uncharacterized protein, encoding MSLSSAVNWWEEWQLRILVLGSLVIQLYLAIFAPIRKSPSLLPFYRFLIWLSYLGGDALAIYALATLFNRQKKLQCHPSYVDAGSHDLEVLWAPILLIHLGGRMTISAYNIEDNELWLRHIGVAVSQVSVTVYVFTTSWSPSADKRLLAAAILLFVLGVFRCFEKPFALRRASFSNLVTSFHPAPWTETTNREVVLEKYIQEAADFVQRNQDPPTLDMAEKQHHLERLSNHDMLFVDFAYAYDDRFEKLKSLWFLDAETGFEALRRGLSNTFNIIYTKLWQVRDENRDVDYLGGMFSILLWNITTTFPIASIILFHVSKKEGYRGSDIKVTCLLLYITYFSEILSAPERLFSIKWRSRLFKWFARFLCPRPPVMVAQHSLIGGGLLARDNKYSILLSIGKCFKGQDFLRQLIGRCYSPEGEGITSMVRDHVKDGWIFYIRDVESYWEFNDFRGHLSLQHNGCEENLGWSIEKPFDESIIIWHVATDFCIHRKPNGPSVDSKFARIISNYMMYLLSAKPEMLLPGSRITLFNTASKEISDILQGDDGVSPLDKEQLMEKIINKAEKAEAGFLHEAWLLAEALMQLGDDAKMWEVIRGVWVEMLCFSAGRCRGYLHAKSLCIGGEYLTFVSLLMSQAGLEIFPDKQQRVKLRLPKEQRVSIAKLMIEEANQPAAMVLVFGEENAATQPSASQDVVVAEV